The Tursiops truncatus isolate mTurTru1 chromosome 9, mTurTru1.mat.Y, whole genome shotgun sequence DNA segment AAGAGtagaagaaaaccaaacaaaaacaaaaccactacaGAAGCAATGCTGAAAGTAAGGGAGGAGGGTTCCCATGGTTTTGAAGTTGAAAGAGCAAGTGAATCAGGGGCCAGTCCCCCTGAAGCTTAGTTAACCATTCCCAGGGGTGCAGCAGACCCACTCAGGAGAGGATGATGACCACAGCCTAGAATGTACTGGGCACTATCTAAGCCGTTTTGcttattagctcatttaatctttacagcaaCCCTGCAAAGTAGATATGTTATTATCTCTGCTCTGTGGATGAGGCAGTCAAAGTACAGAGATAAGTGATGTGCCCAAGGGCACATAGCAAGTGTGTGGCAGAGCTGAGGTTCAAACCCAAGCAGTTTGTCTCCAGCACTTCGATGAAGACCCCCTCCTGGTCCTGGCCCCTGTACCCCTGGCCTCTCCTTcctctggggttggggggagagggagacagacaagttAACACAAAAAAGGGTTGGTCTTTTCATCATAGCTAGAGCTGAGAACCACGCACAGCTCTGCGGATGCTGGAGTGGTGGAGATGTTTGTCTGCCAGGAGGAGGGGTTGGGAGGTTTTTCTGAAGAATGAATAGGTGGTCACCAGGCAGAGGGGATAGTAacagcaaaggcctggaggcatGGAGTGCAGCAGGAAGAATGGCAGGTCTGGGAAAGGGCTCTGGGCCtcacttcctcttcttccctccaccCAGCTCAGAGGTGACACACGTCATGATGGACGGGATCTCAGCAGAGGAGGCCGTCTGCCAGCAGGAGCGCAGGACGGCGGCCCTTCACCCAGGATGCACCCGCCCAGTGCTCTTAGACGTAAGCTGGTTCACGGAGAGCATGGCGGCTGGGCAGCCAGTCCCTGTGGAGTGCCGGCACTGCCTGGAGGTGAGCTGGGTGAaggatgagggtggggccccagaGAAGGCCCCAGTGCAGGCCAGAGCTCAGCTGGGACAGGTGACACGGCAGCCGTGCCTCAGTGTCTTTCACATGAGGTGGGCGGTGAGGGCTCAGCCCGGACCACCAAGGGGCCCTGGGAAGCCAGGCCGTTCCCGCTTCTCCTCTCACCATTGGTGCAAACTCTCTTGAGATCCACTTATTTTTGCCATCTTTAGGCCTTTCTTGCTTACCAAGTGGAGAGACTGTGACCCCAAGTGGGGCCAGCAGGAGGCCGTCCTCGGGGTGCTGTGAGGTTCatggcctctgcccacctctgtgcttcctgggtgAGCACAGCTGGGGGCTGCAGGTGTGGGCTCAGAGCAGGGCTGCCCgcattcaaatcctgactctgcctgTGAGCCATGAGGCCTCGGTGTCCCCGTCTGTGAAGTGGGGGTGACAGGCACCCCAGCCCACTTGCCGGAGGGGGTTCTGGGAGGTGGGGCACATACAGCACGTGCGGTGGCAGCTGGTGCCACTGCTGCCGCTCTGGCCTCTGCAGGGCGACACCGCCTCTGCCCCGTGCCTCTGGCAGTTGTGCCCTCTGAGAGTCGGCCCCGTCTGTCCCGAGAGCCCTAGGTGACCACCCAGGAGAGGCAGGGCTCCGGGGGGCTTCCttggcccctgcccaccctgcagcCTCGAAGCAGCCTGTATATTGCCCTTCCCCAGGTGGCTGTGTGCGGGAAGGGGCTGCCACGCCCAGCATGGAGGCTGCCCTGTGCCTGCCAGCGGCCCACACCCCTCACGCACCACCATGCCGGCCTCTCGGTGAGCCCTGGGTCCCCTGCCTCCCTGGGATGGGGCCAGGCCCTCCCCTGTCCCAGCCTTGGAGGGACGGGTGGGGTGAGGTACCCCGccatccctgcccctccccaaggGCCCCTCCCTGCAGTAGGCTCTGGAGACGCTAGCGGAGGCCGCGGGCTTCGCCGGCAGTGAGTGCCGCCAACTCTCCTTGTGCAGAGCAGCCTCAGCGCTCAAGGCCCTTCCCAGCCCAGTCACAGCCCTGAGCCAGCTGCGTGGCCTGGCCCACTTTGGAGAACGCTCGTGCAGGGTCGTCCAGGTCGGTGCTCCCCGCACTtagcagggcggggtggggggaggtgagggggcCTCAGGGCCTGGCAAGGGCAGGTGGCTTGGTGGCTCAGAGCCCAGCTGTGGCCGGCCACCCTCTTCACTCAGATTCCTCACGTGTGAATGGGGGCCACAGCACCTGCCCTAGGGGGACCGAAGGGGCTCAGCCAAGGGAGCTGCCGGGAGCCCGGCAGGCTGGTAGCTGGCTCCACTTGGACCAGCGCAGACTGTCGCGGATGGTGGAAGAGGACCCTTGAGCATGCGCACCTCTTTTTACAATGCGAAGTATTTGAGGACCCCAAATGTGAAGTTGTCCTTTTGTACACTTACCACTGAGCAAGTATATCACGATGGAAAAGATACTTTTGAATTcacttaagcttttttttttttggcggtacgcggcctctcactgttgtggcctctcccgttgcggagcacaggttccggacacgcaggctcagcggccatggctcacgggcccagccgctccgcggcattgtgggatcttcccggaccggggcacgaacccacgtcccctgcatcggcaggcggactctcaaccactgcgccaccagggaagccccacttgagCTTTTAAATGAAGTCTTGCTGAATTCATCTATGTTTTAAAAGCAGTTGTTTACGTATCCCAGGGCTTGCTATTTATCTGAGAGGTGGCCCACGTTCCCCGCCCTAGGGGCTTGGAGGCTCCCTGGGCACAGTCTTCATTTCCAAGTCCCCCGGGATCCTGCTCCCACAAAGCCCCCCTGCTGGGCCTTGGGCACCCAGGTCTCCTCTTGCCAGTCAGGCCTTGTCTTCTCCCACAGGAGCTGCTGGAACACGGAGTGTGTGAGGAGGTGGAGAGAGTTCGGCTCTCGGAGAGGTACCAGGCCATGAAGGTACGCAGGGCAGCCCCCGGCAGGGGCACGGAGCTCCACGGTCCTCCCCCAGAGCCACAGCATATGGTTCATGCCATGTCAGGTGGAAAGTGGGGGCAGTGGGTCCCCCCCGGGGTCAGAGAAGGTCTCACTGAGGAACTGGCAGGTCAGCCGACACCCGATATACACGAGGCAGCCAGATGGAGGCGGACGAGAAGCTTGTTTTGAGCACAGGGAATTTTCTAGATCACTCGGCACCATGTGTTCTTATTTGACTATTGATGGCATATTCTCAAGTATATCACATGCTCTGGCATTTTACACAGAGCATACTGAACAAAACAGAACCTTTTTCCGGGTGCCACGGGGACCGTTAAATCTGTGGGGCTGCTCACCCTCACAGTGTCTCCACCTTTGTGACCTCACGTACTCATTTTCTTGGTGGCGTCCTGCCTGTGTCCACGACGCACCTTCCCGCTGGTCCCGCCCATTTCTGGTCTGATAACGGAGCTGCCAGAGCTCTTGTGGATGCCTTGGTCGGGCTCCTTAGACACCCTGGTTTTGTGGCTGGAGGTTGTCAGATCAGCGACTGGTCGGGGGGGTGGGCTTCAAAAAGGGAGAGGAACCCTGTGTAaaggacggggggtggggggctcaggGGTGTGGAGGCAACACAGGAATTAGTGGCTGGAGAAGCGCTGGGAGAGGGCACAGTCATCTGCTACCTCCCCCGGGGTACCCCTGAGTCCCAGAAGGCATCCAGGCCAGGAGAGAAGTACGTGAACAGTTAGAAGTTTACTGTTATAAACAGCATGATTAGGTTATTCTCAGCATCTTTCCCATCCAGTTCATGCTCTTGGTTCAGGGGATCTAGGGAAGGATGGCCAGCACAGTCCCAAAAGGGCAGGCTACAGCTGGTCTGCAGGAAGTGGGGCTCAGGGACACGAGTGCCACCCAGCTGTTCttcctcccctgggcctgctctTGTGTTTCAGAAGTCCCTGGGGAGGGGCTCTGAGTGGCTGGCCTAGGGCAAGTGCCCACCCCTGTCCAACGAGCTATAGTCAAGGAAGAAACAGGTGAGTTGCTAGCGCCCACCCTGGGTGTGGGATACCCGTGTGAGGGCAGCTGGCCACCCCACGAGAGGTCAGCTCCAGCAGCATAGTTAGTTTCCACTGGCCTGGACATCTCTGCTGACCCGTGGCCAGGCAGTGGCAATTGTCATGTTTGAACCTGGAACAGAGCCCCAGCCAGCCCTAACCTGTTCCTTCCAGATCCTGCTAAAACAACCCCCTGGCTATTAACTGCCCTTTTTGCTGCCTGTTAAAAGGCAGAGCCACAGTAATAAGTCCCAGCTGCTGTTGGGTGGGATGGTATGGTTTTCCCAGTGAATGTACGGACTGTCAGGTCGCCTACTTTGGTGATGTTGGAATCATAGGCTAGAACTGTACAAGTTCTGGGGAGAGACCCTGCTCGAGGAGGGGACcgaggcctggggagggagcaCGTGGGGTCTCTCCCTGCCGTCCCCTGTGAGGGTGGGCTGTGTAGGCCGGGCTCGGGGTTTGAGTCCTGCCTGTGCActcgctgtgtggccttgagcacgTTGCTTAAACTTGAAGAATGTGAGTGGGGATGCCACTTGCCCGGCCAGACGAAGACTTAATGAGGCCACTTGTGTAACGCTGCAGTGGTGCTGTCCTGGGACACGCCTTGCACGGATCAGTGTCGTCATCTGCATCTCGCTGTAAGAGTTTGCTCCTGACCAAGTGTGCTGTGCTCATCCTCAGAACAGCTCTTCACTCAGATCTTTGGGGTCGGGCTAAGGACCGCTGACCGGTGGTACCAGGAGGGGCTGCGGACGCTGGACGACCTCCGAGAGCAGCCCCAGAGCAGAGAGCAGGTGAGCCCTCTGGGAGCGCTGGGCCCTGGGCTTCCCCAAAGCACCTGTGCCTGAAAGCCTCCCACACCATGGAGCCCTTAGCTCTGACGCATGGCATATGCTCGTGGCTGCCTGTGTGGCAGGGAATGGGGTGAGTGTGAAGACGGGCATCTTTATTTGGTGGGCTTCCTGACCCAGTGGAGTCAGGACCCGGTGCAGCCCCTTCTCAGTGAGCGATAATGGTCAGAGTAGCTGCCGTGCCGTTCAGGACCTCCTGGTTAGACTTGGGCCTGGACCAGGCATGTACCCCTTACTCCTGATTCCGTAGAGGGGAGGGCATGTCAGAGCAGCCCGGGCCCTGGGCACACTTGCTTGTGTGCTGCTTGGCGCCTTGGCCCACTGGCTGATGGCGTGGGGACCTGTGCTCAGCGGGGAGAGGCTCAGTGAGGAGCCTGCTAGTGGGAGGTGGTGCCGAGCGGTGGAGAGACGTGAACTTGAGAGTTTGTcaggcctgggtttgagtcccatcTCTGCCGCTTTCTAGGTAGGAGACCGTGACCCTGAgtcttgacttctctgagcctgaaTTACGTTCTCTGTAAAGCATGGGAATCCCGTGAGCTCCTTGGCGTGAGGCCAGCAGGTCGCAGGTGTTGAGCAGACTCTGTGTTCTCTCCGTGTGGCCTGGATCGGGGACCCGGCTGAAGGAGCCCCACAGCCCAGCACTCGTTGCCTCTTTGAACATCTTCctggggactgggggaggggaggccagctGGGGGTCCTGGGAGAGTCTCCTGGCCGGTCAGCAGGACGTGAGACCACAGAGCCGTGCGTCCGGTGGAGCGTGATGGTGGCATCCGTCGGTTCCGTTCAGTGTTCTCTCCCCGCAGGAGAGGCCCGCAGCGCTTACTGAGCGCGCATCCTGCCCGGGGCCGTTTATTCCCTCACGTAAACCTCTCCTAACTGTGTGTGTGGAAGGCCCAGTGATCCCTCTGACAGGGGAGGAGGTGGACACAGGCTAGAGCGAGGTGTTGTTAAGCGGCAGAGCCATCTTCACATCTCTTTATCGCCTCCCGGCCCCGTTTCATGGATGGGAAAACCGAGGCGTTGAAAGGGATagtctgtatcttgattgtgtcAGCATCAGAATTCTGGTGTGACCTACAGTAGTTCTGCCAGATGTTACCGCTGCGGGGAACTGGGCAGAGGGCACAGGGGACCTCTGTTATTTCTTTCAACTGCATGTGAGCCTAcaattgtttcaaaataagcGTTTGATATTTAAGGGAGAGGAGGGGCTAGTGGGAGACAGCTAGAGAGGGCCGGGCTGGGCAGGTCAGGAGAGCTGTGCTGCCCACAGGACTCCAGCACCACCAGGACCTGAGCACCCGGATCCTGCGGTCAGATGTGGAGACCCTGCAGCAGGCGGTGGAGGCAGCCGTGGGGCAGGCCCTTCCTGGGGCCACGGTCGCGCTGACCGGCGGCTTCCGGAGGTCAGGGGGCTCCACACGCCCTCCGGCTCAGCTCCAGGCCCTTCCCAGTGAAGACGTCTGAGGCGGGACCACTGAGGTGGGCCTTCCCTCACTGAAGGGATTCGGGAGAACACGGAGGCTGAGAGTCAGACTGGCCCCCTCAGGGCCACGACGTGGACTTCCTCATCACCCATCCCCAGGAGGGCCGGGAGGCAGGGCTGCTGCCCAGAGTGATGTGCTGCCTGAAGAAGCAGGTGAGGGGCTTCCTGCTCCC contains these protein-coding regions:
- the POLM gene encoding LOW QUALITY PROTEIN: DNA-directed DNA/RNA polymerase mu (The sequence of the model RefSeq protein was modified relative to this genomic sequence to represent the inferred CDS: inserted 2 bases in 1 codon; deleted 2 bases in 1 codon; substituted 1 base at 1 genomic stop codon), which encodes MLPKRRRAGVGTPDTAPSSAVRFPGVTVCLAEPRMGRNRRAFLTRLALSKGFRVLDAYRYHHAVAPGGPGDAAEWRDGLNTDARARNFAADQPHSQVTHVMMDGISAEEAVCQQERRTAALHPGCTRPVLLDVSWFTESMAAGQPVPVECRHCLEVAVCGKGLPRPAWRLPCACQRPTPLTHHHAGLSXALETLAEAAGFAGSECRQLSLCRAASALKALPSPVTALSQLRGLAHFGERSCRVVQELLEHGVCEEVERVRLSERYQAMKLFTQIFGVGLRTADRWYQEGLRTLDDLREQPQSREQVRRAVLPTGLQHHQDLSTRILRSDVETLQQAVEAAVGQALPGATVALTGGFRRSGGSTRPPAQLQGHDVDFLITHPQEGREAGLLPRVMCCLKKQDLVLYRQHQRSRQADNPTHLHRQSHTMDAFEGTFCIFHLPQPPGDAVGAPRGPAPPXDHLVVTPIGQFPSALLGWTGSKRFKRELRRFSCKEPEGLWLNSHGLFDLGQKTFLHVASEEDIFRLLGLEYLPLQPRNA